One Prinia subflava isolate CZ2003 ecotype Zambia chromosome 17, Cam_Psub_1.2, whole genome shotgun sequence DNA segment encodes these proteins:
- the LOC134559550 gene encoding ATP-sensitive inward rectifier potassium channel 12: MTTGRVNPYSIVSSEEDGLRLTTMPGINGFGNGKIHTRRKCRNRFVKKNGQCNVEFTNMDDKPQRYIADMFTTCVDIRWRYMLLLFSLAFLVSWLLFGLIFWLIALIHGDLENPGGDDTFKPCVLQVNGFVAAFLFSIETQTTIGYGFRCVTEECPLAVFMVVVQSIVGCIIDSFMIGAIMAKMARPKKRAQTLLFSHNAVVAMRDGKLCLMWRVGNLRKSHIVEAHVRAQLIKPRITEEGEYIPLDQIDIDVGFDKGLDRIFLVSPITILHEINEDSPLFGISRQDLETDDFEIVVILEGMVEATAMTTQARSSYLASEILWGHRFEPVLFEEKNQYKVDYSHFHKTYEVPSTPRCSAKDLVENKFLLPSTNSFCYENELAFMSRDEEEEDDDSRGLEDLSPDNRHEFDRLQATIALDQRSYRRESEI, encoded by the coding sequence ATGACTACGGGCAGAGTCAACCCTTACAGCATCGTGTCCTCCGAGGAAGACGGGCTGAGGTTGACCACCATGCCTGGTATCAACGGCTTTGGCAATGGGAAAATCCACACCAGGAGGAAATGCAGGAACAGGTTTGTAAAGAAGAATGGTCAGTGCAACGTGGAGTTCACCAACATGGATGACAAGCCACAGAGGTACATTGCAGACATGTTCACCACGTGTGTTGACATCCGCTGGAGGTATATGCTCTTGCTCTTTTCCCTGGCGTTTCTGGTGTCCTGGTTACTGTTTGGGCTGATTTTCTGGCTAATTGCACTCATTCACGGAGACCTAGAAAACCCGGGTGGAGATGATACTTTCAAGCCTTGCGTTCTGCAGGTCAATGGCTTTGTGGCTGCTTTTCTGTTCTCCATCGAGACCCAGACGACGATCGGGTACGGCTTCCGCTGCGTGACCGAGGAGTGTCCGCTCGCCGTCTTCATGGTGGTGGTTCAGTCCATCGTGGGCTGTATAATCGACTCTTTCATGATTGGTGCAATAATGGCAAAAATGGCCAGGCCCAAAAAACGGGCCCAGACATTACTTTTCAGCCATAACGCAGTAGTGGCGATGAGAGATGGAAAACTCTGCCTGATGTGGAGAGTGGGGAACCTACGGAAAAGCCACATAGTGGAAGCCCACGTACGAGCTCAGCTAATTAAGCCAAGGATCACGGAGGAAGGGGAGTACATTCCGCTCGACCAAATAGACATTGACGTGGGGTTTGATAAAGGCTTGGACCGTATTTTCTTGGTGTCCCCCATCACCATTCTCCACGAGATCAATGAAGACAGTCCCTTGTTTGGGATCAGCCGCCAGGACTTGGAGACAGATGACTTTGAGATCGTCGTCATCCTGGAGGGCATGGTAGAGGCCACAGCCATGACGACGCAAGCTCGGAGCTCCTACCTGGCCAGTGAGATACTGTGGGGCCACCGCTTCGAGCCTGTCTTGTTCGAGGAGAAAAACCAGTACAAAGTAGACTATTCCCACTTCCACAAAACCTACGAGGTCCCGTCCACCCCCCGCTGCAGCGCCAAGGACTTGGTGGAGAACAaattcctgctgcccagcaccaaCTCCTTCTGCTACGAGAACGAGCTGGCCTTCATGAGCCGcgatgaggaagaggaagacgATGACAGCCGGGGTCTGGAGGACCTCAGCCCGGACAACAGGCACGAGTTCGACAGGCTTCAAGCCACAATAGCGTTGGATCAGCGGTCGTACAGGAGGGAGTCGGAAATATGA